One Ignavibacteriales bacterium genomic region harbors:
- a CDS encoding RecX family transcriptional regulator: protein MKNISKLEQQKRHPDRVNVYLDGEFAFGLNKEVVHKFSLRKGDQVTDELIDKLTGEEEYSTAKNKALKYISRRMRSEYEVKSKLREYEFPVEIIDKVIKYLSEINFLNDLEFAKAYIADLQRTKSAGKRLLFQQLKRKGIAKDTIEMVLNDIKCDKEESLAIETAKKYFKKFKTSRKPVDRKDQIRRISQALMRRGFDWSLTSKVLKQIFKNYSAQEDE from the coding sequence GTGAAGAATATTTCCAAACTTGAACAACAAAAACGCCATCCCGACCGTGTAAACGTTTATCTGGATGGCGAATTTGCTTTCGGGCTTAACAAAGAAGTTGTCCATAAATTTTCTCTGCGGAAAGGTGACCAGGTCACCGATGAATTGATCGATAAATTAACGGGTGAAGAAGAATATTCGACTGCAAAAAATAAAGCATTAAAATATATAAGTCGCAGAATGCGAAGCGAATATGAAGTTAAGAGTAAGCTCAGAGAATACGAATTCCCGGTTGAAATCATCGACAAAGTGATTAAATATCTTTCTGAAATCAATTTCCTCAACGATTTGGAATTTGCAAAAGCGTACATCGCCGACCTGCAAAGAACTAAATCTGCCGGCAAACGTCTCCTGTTTCAGCAATTAAAGAGAAAAGGTATTGCAAAAGATACAATCGAGATGGTTCTCAACGATATTAAGTGTGACAAAGAAGAATCCCTCGCAATCGAGACAGCGAAGAAATATTTCAAGAAATTCAAGACATCAAGAAAACCGGTTGATAGGAAAGATCAAATCAGACGTATTTCACAGGCATTAATGCGTCGGGGTTTTGATTGGTCTCTAACATCCAAAGTATTAAAACAAATATTCAAAAATTATTCTGCTCAGGAGGATGAATAA
- a CDS encoding CDP-alcohol phosphatidyltransferase family protein has translation MSIPNSLTALRILLTPVFVILLFDESSFWKQIALLVYIVAALTDWYDGWVARRYGYVSRWGQFFDPLADKILSLSALFAFVHLDLIDGWMVWIIVIRDIIITSLRSYAEWTDRPIVTSKSAQAKTFGEYIVIYYILILYVAGSVSFIKQDFRSLLDSLMHPQVLFGMLLLVTISTIGTGVMYLFDNRKLLRELYARYFNQST, from the coding sequence ATGTCAATCCCTAATTCACTTACAGCGCTTCGCATTTTATTAACACCGGTATTTGTAATACTGTTGTTCGATGAATCATCTTTCTGGAAACAGATTGCGCTTCTCGTTTATATTGTTGCCGCCCTAACAGATTGGTACGACGGATGGGTTGCGCGAAGATACGGATACGTATCGCGCTGGGGACAATTCTTCGATCCACTCGCCGATAAAATTTTATCGCTCTCCGCCCTTTTCGCTTTTGTACATTTAGATTTAATCGACGGTTGGATGGTTTGGATTATCGTTATCCGAGATATAATTATCACCTCTTTGAGAAGTTATGCTGAATGGACAGACAGGCCGATTGTTACATCAAAATCGGCACAGGCAAAAACATTCGGAGAGTATATCGTCATATATTACATCTTAATCCTTTATGTCGCCGGCTCAGTTTCTTTCATCAAACAAGATTTCCGATCCCTTCTCGATTCTTTGATGCATCCTCAGGTTTTATTCGGGATGCTGCTGTTAGTAACCATATCGACTATCGGAACAGGAGTAATGTATCTCTTCGACAATAGAAAATTGTTACGCGAATTATATGCACGATACTTCAACCAATCAACCTAA
- a CDS encoding phosphatidylglycerophosphatase A, translated as MHDTSTNQPNPNKRSVPFFSHLIATGLFSGYSPIAPGTAGSIVGMLFYMIPSFEYPIIISSLISIFFFIGVYVSSKMERSFGEDPQIVVIDEVVGMWISIAFLPKTILIAFLGFLLFRFYDIFKPPPCRKLESLKNGWGIMLDDVMAGIYANLTIQLILFSFLNL; from the coding sequence ATGCACGATACTTCAACCAATCAACCTAATCCTAATAAAAGATCAGTACCTTTCTTTTCACACCTGATTGCCACAGGGTTATTCTCAGGATATTCACCAATAGCTCCAGGAACTGCAGGCAGCATCGTCGGTATGTTATTTTATATGATCCCGTCATTTGAGTATCCTATCATCATCTCATCTTTGATATCCATCTTCTTTTTTATCGGTGTTTATGTTTCTTCTAAAATGGAAAGATCATTTGGTGAAGATCCGCAAATTGTTGTGATCGATGAAGTTGTAGGGATGTGGATATCAATCGCTTTTCTTCCAAAAACTATTCTAATAGCATTTCTTGGATTTTTATTATTCAGATTCTACGATATTTTTAAACCACCTCCCTGCCGAAAATTAGAATCGCTTAAAAATGGTTGGGGAATTATGCTCGACGATGTTATGGCTGGAATTTATGCAAACCTCACTATTCAATTAATTCTCTTTTCATTTTTAAATCTTTGA
- the recA gene encoding recombinase RecA, producing the protein MAEENNKEARMQALKIAVEQIEKQHGKGAIMKLDEGPIAKIDFISTGSISLDAAVGIGGIPRGRVIEIFGPEASGKTTICLHVLAEAQKKGGIAAFIDTEHALDLNYAKKLGVDTNNLMLSQPEYGEQALEIVETLVRSGALDVIVIDSVAALTPRAEIEGEMGDPTMGVQARLMSQALRKLTAAISKSKTTVMFTNQLRQKIGIMFGNPETTTGGNALKFYASLRLDVRRIEAIKDGQNVVGNRVKVKVVKNKVAPPFKEAQFDILYNEGISKLGDLIDTAVEHNIIAKSGSWFAYGADRIGQGRDAVKKYLQDNEKLAKQIDTEVRKKLGLIDAESSNKSPKPETVKKPASK; encoded by the coding sequence ATGGCAGAAGAAAATAATAAAGAAGCTCGAATGCAAGCATTGAAAATTGCCGTTGAGCAAATTGAAAAACAGCACGGCAAAGGTGCTATCATGAAACTTGATGAAGGACCGATAGCAAAGATAGATTTCATATCCACAGGTTCGATATCTCTTGATGCGGCAGTTGGAATCGGAGGTATACCTCGTGGGAGAGTGATAGAAATATTCGGTCCCGAGGCATCAGGGAAAACAACTATCTGTCTTCACGTGCTTGCGGAAGCTCAGAAAAAAGGCGGCATTGCTGCATTCATCGACACAGAACATGCCCTCGATTTAAACTACGCGAAAAAATTAGGTGTTGATACAAACAATTTAATGCTTTCACAACCAGAATATGGTGAACAGGCGCTCGAGATTGTTGAAACACTTGTTCGGAGCGGCGCACTCGATGTTATCGTAATTGATTCAGTTGCAGCACTTACACCACGTGCCGAAATCGAAGGAGAAATGGGTGACCCGACTATGGGCGTTCAAGCGCGGCTTATGTCGCAGGCACTTCGCAAACTAACAGCTGCGATCAGCAAATCGAAAACAACCGTCATGTTTACGAATCAACTGCGTCAAAAAATTGGAATAATGTTCGGTAATCCTGAAACAACAACCGGCGGAAACGCATTAAAGTTCTATGCTTCCCTTCGACTTGATGTTCGGCGTATCGAAGCCATCAAAGATGGTCAGAATGTAGTCGGCAACCGGGTGAAAGTGAAAGTCGTTAAAAATAAAGTTGCTCCTCCATTCAAAGAAGCTCAATTCGATATACTTTATAACGAGGGTATATCAAAGTTAGGTGATCTTATCGATACAGCAGTGGAACATAACATAATCGCCAAGAGTGGTTCATGGTTCGCTTATGGTGCTGATCGAATCGGACAGGGTCGTGATGCAGTTAAGAAATATTTACAGGATAATGAAAAACTTGCAAAGCAGATCGATACAGAAGTGAGGAAGAAATTGGGATTAATTGATGCTGAATCGAGCAATAAATCACCCAAACCCGAAACGGTTAAGAAACCCGCTTCAAAATAA
- a CDS encoding response regulator has translation MKPVQKPNLKTVLFIDDESMWLEAIRLSLKGEKFKILTADGGEDALKKLEKKKPDLIMSDVRMPFMNGFDLYEKIKGNPKFKDIPYVFMSSIDDFDAKRTAKDLGADGYIEKPFDSNQIKTIVIDFLDRFPTKGN, from the coding sequence ATGAAACCGGTACAAAAACCTAACCTTAAAACTGTTCTTTTCATAGATGATGAATCTATGTGGCTTGAAGCGATTCGTTTATCATTGAAGGGAGAAAAATTTAAAATACTGACCGCTGACGGTGGTGAAGACGCATTGAAGAAACTTGAAAAAAAGAAACCTGATCTGATCATGAGCGATGTTCGTATGCCGTTTATGAATGGATTTGATCTTTACGAAAAAATCAAAGGCAACCCTAAATTCAAAGATATACCTTATGTCTTTATGTCATCAATAGATGATTTCGATGCGAAACGAACAGCGAAAGATTTAGGCGCGGATGGGTATATCGAGAAACCGTTCGATTCGAACCAGATTAAAACGATCGTGATTGATTTTCTCGACCGGTTCCCGACAAAAGGTAATTAA
- a CDS encoding biotin transporter BioY: protein MNKSSVIQTGILSQEKAITQVLWIVGFTALTAVGAQFEIQHQPVPYTLQTLFVLLAGAVLGKRNGAISQVAYLLAGVIGVPVFAGFSFGLVKIIGPTGGYLLSFPIAAFVVGYLLEQRKSFIWTLISMFIGLFIIFSLGTLHLNLIYFHNWSDSIAGGFFIFSWWDGLKLFAAACIAYRLRK, encoded by the coding sequence ATGAATAAAAGTTCAGTAATTCAAACAGGTATTTTAAGTCAAGAGAAAGCGATAACTCAGGTGCTCTGGATAGTGGGGTTTACCGCGCTTACTGCTGTTGGCGCGCAGTTCGAAATTCAGCATCAGCCGGTTCCGTACACGTTGCAAACATTATTCGTACTGCTTGCAGGCGCAGTTCTTGGAAAACGCAATGGCGCAATAAGTCAAGTTGCTTATTTACTGGCAGGTGTAATTGGAGTTCCTGTATTTGCGGGCTTCAGTTTTGGTTTGGTGAAAATCATCGGACCAACCGGCGGTTATTTGTTAAGCTTTCCGATTGCCGCATTTGTTGTGGGTTATCTGCTTGAACAACGGAAGAGTTTTATTTGGACTTTAATTTCAATGTTCATAGGATTGTTTATTATTTTCAGTTTAGGAACATTGCATCTCAATTTGATTTATTTCCATAATTGGAGTGATTCAATTGCTGGAGGATTCTTTATATTTTCGTGGTGGGATGGACTAAAATTATTTGCCGCGGCATGTATTGCATATCGGTTGAGGAAATAA
- a CDS encoding competence/damage-inducible protein A — MRAAIISIGDEILIGQVINTNAAFIAQKVSPLGISVSKIIVAGDNEEDIISALETEYLCHDILFVTGGLGPTHDDITRSAICKFFRTNLVSSADARKYVEEFLRQRNRPWSEAAENQTLIPDGAKPIPNKFGTAAGEFFDCDGKYVIVMPGVPYEMESMITDFVIPYFQNISQTYFIIHRTLMTTGIPESELATRLGDLNQMLQGAKLAFLPSPAGVRLRITVEGKDSDESNRLIKTIESDIRQKAEKYIYGVDDESLEEALGKLMIERKLTLSIAESCTGGLIANKLTNVSGSSKYIERAVVTYSNKSKIEMLSIPEKLISTHGAVSREVAEEMARSIRNLSCTDIGISTTGIAGPTGGTPDKLIGLVWIGYSDSNETIALRFNFGEGRLRVKERATQAAMDLIRRKIMKIK; from the coding sequence ATGAGAGCCGCCATAATTTCAATCGGGGATGAGATTCTTATAGGTCAGGTGATAAATACAAATGCCGCGTTCATCGCCCAAAAAGTAAGTCCACTCGGTATCTCTGTTTCTAAAATAATTGTAGCTGGTGATAACGAGGAAGATATCATATCTGCTCTTGAAACGGAATACTTATGTCATGACATCCTATTTGTAACCGGTGGTTTGGGACCTACGCACGACGACATTACGCGATCTGCGATCTGTAAATTCTTCAGAACTAATCTTGTTTCTTCTGCTGATGCAAGAAAATATGTTGAAGAGTTTCTGAGGCAACGCAATCGCCCGTGGTCTGAAGCGGCAGAAAATCAAACATTAATACCCGATGGTGCAAAGCCAATACCCAATAAATTCGGCACAGCGGCAGGTGAATTCTTCGATTGCGATGGTAAGTATGTTATCGTAATGCCGGGAGTTCCATATGAAATGGAGAGCATGATAACCGATTTTGTTATCCCATATTTTCAAAATATATCTCAAACATATTTTATAATTCATAGAACGCTTATGACAACCGGCATCCCTGAGTCGGAATTAGCAACTCGATTAGGAGATTTAAACCAAATGCTACAAGGAGCTAAGTTGGCATTCCTCCCCTCTCCCGCCGGTGTGAGATTGCGAATTACTGTTGAAGGAAAAGATTCAGATGAGAGTAACCGGCTCATCAAGACTATCGAATCTGATATCAGACAGAAAGCTGAAAAATATATCTATGGCGTCGATGATGAATCTTTGGAAGAAGCTTTGGGCAAGTTAATGATCGAGAGAAAGTTAACACTTTCAATAGCAGAATCATGTACCGGTGGTTTAATCGCGAACAAACTGACTAACGTTTCAGGTAGTTCAAAGTATATTGAACGCGCAGTTGTGACATATAGCAATAAATCTAAAATAGAGATGCTAAGTATTCCCGAAAAACTTATTTCAACTCATGGAGCGGTAAGCCGGGAGGTTGCAGAAGAGATGGCTCGCTCAATCAGAAATTTATCTTGCACGGATATCGGTATCTCTACAACGGGAATTGCCGGACCGACAGGCGGAACTCCCGATAAACTGATCGGGTTAGTATGGATAGGATACTCCGACTCGAATGAAACAATCGCGCTTAGATTTAATTTCGGCGAGGGTCGTCTCAGAGTGAAAGAAAGAGCAACGCAGGCAGCAATGGATTTGATCAGAAGAAAGATAATGAAGATTAAATAG
- a CDS encoding ABC transporter permease: MKIPFKYITRNLKTRRLTTILTVVGISLVVFVFAAVLMMAHGIQKTLIQTGSDENVIVLRKAATAEITSIIMQDQANVVQTIPSISKLSSGKPFISNEIVAIINLPYSQKEGGLGNVTVRGVTPEGFQLRQNMNLSGGRFFNWGSREIIVGSSIKKRFKGTELGDKIKFGGDEWTIVGSFDAGGNGFDSEIWGDQIQLAQAFGYTGAYSSLLIRLDNVNAFTQFQEAFNKDLRLQTLEVKREKKFYEEQSEDMAMFIRILGIAVTIIFSLGAMIGAMITMYAAVSNRTIEIGTLRALGFRRRNVLFAFLIESLSISIFGGLIGLFLASFLQFFDISMINFGSFAELAFSFSLSPSIIINSLIFTVVMGLVGGFLPSIRASRLNIVNALRSS; encoded by the coding sequence ATGAAAATTCCATTTAAATACATTACAAGAAATCTGAAAACTCGCCGCCTCACAACCATTTTGACCGTAGTTGGTATTTCATTGGTTGTATTTGTTTTTGCCGCGGTATTAATGATGGCACACGGCATCCAGAAAACTCTCATTCAAACCGGCTCGGATGAGAATGTGATCGTACTCCGCAAAGCCGCAACCGCTGAGATTACGAGTATCATCATGCAAGATCAGGCAAATGTTGTTCAGACAATACCATCAATCTCTAAACTGTCATCGGGCAAACCATTCATCTCTAACGAAATTGTCGCCATCATCAATCTCCCCTACTCGCAAAAAGAAGGCGGATTAGGGAATGTAACCGTGCGCGGTGTTACACCGGAGGGATTCCAGTTACGACAAAATATGAACTTATCCGGCGGCAGATTCTTCAACTGGGGATCACGTGAGATTATTGTTGGTTCTTCCATTAAGAAACGTTTCAAAGGGACAGAGCTCGGAGACAAAATAAAATTCGGCGGCGATGAATGGACGATTGTCGGTTCGTTCGATGCTGGTGGTAACGGTTTTGATTCTGAAATTTGGGGCGACCAAATCCAATTAGCGCAGGCATTCGGATACACAGGAGCGTACTCATCTTTACTCATCCGTCTCGATAACGTAAATGCGTTTACACAATTTCAAGAAGCATTCAATAAAGATCTCCGGCTTCAAACATTGGAAGTAAAGCGCGAGAAGAAATTTTATGAAGAACAGTCTGAAGATATGGCAATGTTTATAAGAATTCTCGGCATCGCTGTTACCATAATATTCAGTCTGGGTGCTATGATCGGAGCAATGATCACGATGTATGCGGCTGTATCCAATCGAACAATTGAAATAGGTACTTTACGGGCATTAGGTTTCCGACGCCGTAATGTTTTATTCGCTTTTCTGATTGAATCATTATCAATTTCAATATTCGGTGGATTGATTGGTTTATTCCTCGCATCGTTTCTCCAATTCTTCGATATCTCGATGATAAATTTCGGCTCATTCGCCGAACTCGCATTTAGTTTTTCTCTTTCACCTTCAATAATAATAAATTCATTAATATTTACTGTTGTGATGGGATTGGTCGGAGGTTTCCTCCCTTCAATCAGAGCTTCGCGCTTAAATATTGTTAACGCATTAAGATCATCCTGA
- a CDS encoding WYL domain-containing protein, which yields MRSSKLFSTDSELINERDYLVIDVETTGLSADRGDRVCEIGAVKLRGGAIIETYGTLIDPQQPISAGAYAVNGISPEMLIDAPLFSDVAERLWKMMKDSVLVAYNAPFDLSFITSEFRLIGYPPIENLVVDALSIARQLLPGLQSYQQGNVARIAGVSFPVRHRALEDATATAQLFTIFTSILKAHDCKFVSDLWRKDLNQLLHNFRLNIVNNALEARQNLWIKYLSPLNGEISDRIITPKEYFTDQIGKNRATYLIAHCHSANTERNFRIDRILDLRVV from the coding sequence ATGAGATCATCGAAATTATTTTCAACTGATTCAGAACTGATTAATGAAAGAGATTATCTTGTAATCGATGTGGAAACGACCGGTCTTTCTGCTGATCGCGGTGATAGAGTTTGCGAGATCGGCGCAGTAAAGCTTCGAGGCGGTGCGATAATTGAAACTTATGGAACGCTAATTGATCCACAGCAGCCAATCTCTGCCGGCGCGTATGCAGTTAATGGTATATCACCGGAGATGTTAATCGACGCACCTCTATTTTCAGATGTTGCTGAACGATTGTGGAAAATGATGAAAGATTCTGTGCTCGTAGCTTACAACGCTCCGTTCGACCTGTCATTCATAACATCTGAATTTAGACTTATAGGTTATCCTCCAATTGAGAATTTGGTAGTCGATGCATTATCAATTGCGCGGCAACTTTTGCCGGGACTTCAATCGTATCAACAAGGCAATGTGGCAAGAATCGCAGGAGTATCCTTCCCTGTCCGGCACAGAGCATTGGAAGATGCAACAGCCACTGCGCAACTCTTCACAATATTCACATCAATTCTTAAAGCCCACGATTGTAAATTTGTTTCTGATTTATGGCGAAAAGATTTGAATCAGCTCCTGCACAATTTTAGATTGAATATTGTCAACAACGCTTTAGAAGCGCGGCAAAACCTTTGGATTAAATACCTCTCCCCTTTGAACGGAGAAATCTCAGACCGGATTATAACTCCGAAAGAATATTTCACAGATCAAATCGGTAAGAACCGCGCGACATACCTTATTGCTCATTGCCATTCCGCAAATACCGAGAGAAATTTTAGGATAGATAGGATTTTGGATTTGCGGGTTGTATGA
- a CDS encoding ABC transporter permease, whose protein sequence is MHIIKLIVKNMLRHKLRTLLTVLGIAIAVVAFGLLRTVVTAWYAGVDASSANRLITRHSVSFIFPLPLAYKDRISKIDGIDNVTYANWFGGVYIDKKQFFARLAVDAETFFDVYPELMIPKEQLEAFKRERNSCVIGEQLVQRYNLKIGDIMPIEGDIYPGRWEFVIRGIYKPRDKTTDPSNMLIQWQYLEERMKEETPSRAGYVGWYIAQIKDPNNSAFISGQIDEQFKNSPAETKSETERAFQQSFMASVSAIITAMDVMSFVIIGIILLVLGNTMVMSARERVREYAVLKTLGFSTFHLIGLIGGESLTIAITGGIIGIGLAFPMIDGFAAILPKGWFPIFNLEPITLLLASISALMVGFLAAVFPIQRATSTKIVDGLRQVG, encoded by the coding sequence ATGCACATAATTAAATTAATCGTAAAAAATATGCTCAGGCATAAACTCAGAACGTTACTGACTGTTTTAGGAATCGCGATAGCAGTTGTTGCCTTTGGATTGTTACGAACGGTTGTAACCGCCTGGTATGCAGGCGTAGACGCATCATCTGCCAACCGCCTGATTACTCGACATTCAGTATCATTCATTTTCCCTCTTCCACTTGCATACAAAGACCGGATCAGCAAGATCGATGGGATTGATAATGTAACTTATGCCAATTGGTTCGGTGGTGTTTATATCGACAAGAAGCAGTTCTTCGCACGGCTTGCGGTGGATGCTGAAACTTTTTTTGATGTCTACCCCGAGCTTATGATCCCGAAAGAACAGCTCGAAGCATTCAAGCGTGAACGAAATTCTTGCGTAATCGGTGAACAGTTAGTCCAAAGATACAATTTGAAGATCGGCGATATAATGCCTATTGAAGGAGATATATATCCGGGGAGATGGGAATTTGTGATTCGCGGAATCTACAAACCTCGTGATAAAACAACCGATCCTTCGAATATGCTGATACAATGGCAATATTTAGAAGAACGAATGAAAGAAGAAACTCCCTCGCGTGCCGGTTACGTTGGGTGGTACATAGCCCAGATTAAAGACCCGAATAACTCAGCATTTATATCGGGTCAAATCGATGAACAATTCAAGAACTCTCCTGCGGAAACAAAGAGCGAAACTGAGCGGGCATTCCAACAAAGTTTCATGGCGTCTGTGAGCGCGATTATAACTGCGATGGATGTAATGTCGTTTGTAATTATCGGTATCATCTTATTGGTTCTCGGAAATACGATGGTTATGTCTGCACGCGAACGGGTTCGCGAATATGCTGTATTAAAGACACTTGGATTTTCAACATTCCACTTAATTGGTCTTATCGGTGGAGAGTCGTTAACGATTGCAATAACCGGCGGCATCATCGGAATCGGTTTAGCATTTCCGATGATTGATGGTTTTGCGGCAATATTGCCGAAAGGATGGTTTCCAATATTTAATCTTGAACCGATCACACTGCTTCTTGCGAGCATATCTGCATTGATGGTTGGATTTCTTGCCGCGGTATTTCCAATTCAACGTGCGACGAGCACTAAAATTGTCGACGGTTTACGGCAGGTAGGATAG
- the thpR gene encoding RNA 2',3'-cyclic phosphodiesterase: MKLIRTFLAFDTPSIIKDEMEKLQSELKKSGADVKWERKDKFHATIKFLGDVKEETLPNVLNEIDSIVSTMEATQVIYQHLGAFPNKKNPRIIWVGCENSEGILLNLKNTLDQTLSKFGFEIETRPFHPHITLGRIKSSNRLINLLPMLENLTFEPQKAIINEILVMRSILKPEGSEYSIIKNIPLRKKITV, encoded by the coding sequence ATGAAACTCATTCGCACATTTTTGGCATTTGACACTCCTTCAATTATCAAGGATGAAATGGAAAAACTTCAATCGGAGCTAAAGAAATCGGGCGCCGACGTAAAATGGGAGAGAAAAGATAAATTTCATGCGACAATAAAGTTTTTAGGAGATGTGAAGGAAGAAACTCTTCCAAATGTTTTAAATGAAATTGATTCGATCGTCTCAACTATGGAAGCAACACAGGTTATTTATCAACATTTGGGTGCTTTCCCGAATAAGAAGAATCCGCGTATCATCTGGGTCGGTTGCGAGAACAGCGAGGGAATCCTTCTAAATTTAAAAAACACGCTCGATCAAACACTTTCAAAATTTGGTTTTGAGATTGAAACCCGACCATTTCATCCTCATATTACTTTGGGGAGGATAAAATCATCAAATCGATTAATAAACTTGCTTCCGATGTTAGAAAATCTTACCTTTGAACCACAGAAAGCTATAATTAACGAGATATTAGTAATGCGAAGTATTTTAAAGCCGGAAGGGTCTGAATACTCCATCATTAAGAATATTCCATTACGTAAGAAAATCACGGTATAA
- a CDS encoding 50S ribosomal protein L28, whose product MAKICRICGKKPVTGHNISHAHNRTKRRWLPNLQKVRAQVDGRTQRLRVCTNCIKSGKITKAA is encoded by the coding sequence ATGGCAAAAATTTGTAGAATTTGCGGAAAAAAACCGGTAACCGGACATAATATCAGTCACGCTCATAACAGAACAAAAAGACGCTGGCTGCCGAATTTACAAAAAGTCCGCGCGCAGGTTGATGGCAGAACCCAACGCTTGCGTGTATGCACCAATTGTATTAAGAGTGGTAAAATAACCAAAGCCGCCTGA
- a CDS encoding alpha/beta fold hydrolase: MNEYSIRLEHFDIYNQGGNRIHGDIRYAPTLKEMPVIVICHSFMAFKDWGFFPFVATRFAECGYVTVIFNFSGNGVEGDNDRITNFDSFEKNTFLKEVEDLKTVIDSIWNGEIGAGIIDRSNIILLGHSRGGGVAILEAARDDRVKAMVSWSTIGTFIRWTEHQKKVWREYGFFPLAKNTTASPLRLGTDLLHEIENEKVQLDLLSAAARIKTPWLLIHGKTDKTVSVKETEMLLTAAVNSKAELLLLDHVGHLYDAATKEEDDYKTIEMVFQKTKDWLQKIK, from the coding sequence ATGAATGAATACAGCATCCGCTTAGAACATTTTGATATCTATAATCAGGGCGGAAATCGCATTCACGGAGATATTCGGTATGCACCGACACTGAAAGAGATGCCGGTTATTGTTATTTGCCACAGCTTCATGGCATTTAAGGACTGGGGATTTTTCCCGTTCGTTGCAACGAGATTTGCCGAGTGCGGTTATGTTACGGTAATATTTAATTTCTCCGGTAATGGTGTTGAAGGAGATAATGATCGCATAACCAACTTCGACAGTTTCGAGAAAAATACTTTCTTAAAGGAAGTTGAGGATCTTAAAACTGTAATCGATTCGATATGGAATGGCGAAATAGGCGCCGGAATAATTGATAGATCAAATATCATATTACTCGGACATTCACGAGGCGGTGGTGTTGCGATACTTGAAGCAGCTAGAGATGATCGGGTTAAAGCCATGGTGAGTTGGTCTACAATCGGGACATTTATCAGGTGGACTGAACATCAAAAGAAAGTTTGGCGGGAATATGGATTTTTCCCTCTCGCTAAAAATACAACAGCGAGCCCTCTGCGGCTTGGAACCGATTTGTTGCATGAAATTGAGAACGAGAAAGTTCAACTCGATTTACTAAGCGCGGCAGCAAGAATTAAAACACCATGGTTATTAATTCATGGTAAAACCGATAAAACAGTATCGGTGAAAGAAACAGAAATGTTACTCACAGCAGCTGTAAATTCGAAAGCCGAATTATTATTGCTCGATCATGTCGGGCATCTTTATGATGCTGCAACAAAAGAAGAAGACGATTACAAAACAATAGAAATGGTATTTCAGAAAACAAAAGATTGGCTACAAAAAATCAAATGA
- a CDS encoding ribonuclease H-like domain-containing protein: MASVIFDIETLALPFETFDEVQQEYLMKFADTVEKQEAELQKLNLYPLTAQIIAIGMLNPDTMSGKVFYQSNVKDNYSSEDGKIEYVSGDEKEILKNFWTTIQRYDRYVTFNGRGFDNPFIMLRSAINGVKPIRNIMPYRYDTSEHCDLLEQLTFYGVVRKFNLDFYCKSFGIKSPKSEGITGLDLGPLYKDGQFRKIAEYCIGDVIATADLYKRWNEFLNIK, from the coding sequence ATGGCATCTGTTATTTTCGATATCGAAACGCTCGCGCTCCCTTTTGAAACATTCGACGAGGTTCAACAGGAATATCTGATGAAATTCGCCGACACTGTTGAGAAACAGGAAGCCGAATTACAAAAACTAAACCTTTATCCGCTCACCGCACAAATCATCGCTATCGGAATGCTTAATCCCGATACGATGAGCGGGAAAGTCTTTTATCAATCAAACGTAAAAGATAATTATTCTTCGGAAGATGGTAAGATTGAATATGTTTCAGGAGATGAAAAAGAGATTTTGAAAAACTTTTGGACAACGATTCAGCGATATGATCGATATGTAACATTTAACGGTCGAGGATTCGATAATCCTTTCATCATGCTTCGTTCAGCTATAAACGGAGTTAAACCTATACGCAACATAATGCCTTACCGTTACGATACATCTGAACATTGCGATCTGCTTGAGCAACTCACTTTTTATGGAGTTGTGCGAAAATTCAATCTCGATTTTTATTGTAAATCGTTTGGAATTAAAAGTCCGAAGAGTGAAGGTATAACAGGTTTAGATTTAGGACCTTTATACAAAGATGGACAATTTCGGAAGATCGCCGAGTACTGCATTGGCGACGTAATTGCAACAGCAGATTTATATAAACGCTGGAACGAGTTTTTAAATATAAAATAG